The Lasioglossum baleicum chromosome 12, iyLasBale1, whole genome shotgun sequence genome segment gcaggattacggtgaagtgtctaggtgcgaatgcgcggacgattggatcagagtggaggaggcaggactcgtttcacacgcattttcggctgtattgaaatacttattacagcggtcacacatactacgcagcgtgcgccatcgaagtcaacacattgagactacgggcgcgcggctggggtcgggctaggcagacccaggcagacccaacccggtaggctcgatttctttcagtgccgttcccggggctgttctctatagagagatttatgacaggtcattactattgagctggaagtcgacacttcctcgaccaacacgttttgactgtaattttcaaatcactcgacgaggtcgagccactctcgggtcgcttgatatgtcacggaaagactgcggatctttatgcatttatagcaaacttgagtagatgaaattgacagttgttggaaaatttttaaaattgaagatgtcaatatatgatttctcctctattaaaatcattaagggaagagatgacattcaatttagtttctatttcctgtaatcgacgctgacattttttattttgcataaagatccgcagtctatccgtgacacaccatcgggtggcccggtggcccgagagtggctcgacttcgtcgagcgcgttcagacgtcagacagaagcggacaagttcgtgcgaacgcagaattgaatctcgagtagagcggaaactcgctcgcccgaacttgtccgattctttccgaacccgcccgacgagatcgagacactcccgggcagctcgaaaccccttggcagcccgatgcactcgggcagcttgaaacgcgctcgagccgaaaattataaattaagtttcttttcccttctacgacacattttttttgcacgaagacgtttcaaccctctacgcctaccgaaccttaaaagtaactggtaaatgtttctttgtatgaaaatgatgagattgattttatttagactttatgcagctctcctattgtaatatgttaatgtattagcgtgttcggaaagtcatttcgttttctcctttgctgaagaaataacattcaatttgatttctatttcttgcaatcgatgtagtcaatttttgctttgcagaaagattcgcagtctagtaatgacaaacggaagcattgccatccctacacgataaacgaaattactttccgaacgacctgatagtatgtagtatgtaatttaaataaaaatattaattttgtcagtaaaatgaaagactgctgctgctgctgctacacatttgtacaatagacatttactttaccgacatcttaatgtggaagatccacatcagcgcgaccagctctgtatcaccttaccggggcgagagacccctgccccctagtacaaggcctgtacgtgcctgtacggcgctgcgtacggcattcgaaacattggcgcgactgtgttgccctcttacggtgaggcaaaatcccccaccgttttccgtgcagcctcgcggcagcagggatccaaaacgcgacattgctgcccggtgcagccctggttgtctgggtTATGAAATTCACTTCTTGATagtatattgaaaatatgaataattatgtACGTAAATTTCTTCTCAAATGATAACAGGTCTAAATAGAAGGAATAAAGCGTGTAAttgaaaattcataaaattcttcTAGTATCTTTCGTAAAATATAAGTAATAATAGCCagtataggagaaaaatatgtaaaataatgtaatgtatgtaaaaataatatgcaaaataatattacacattataaaataatatgtaaaataatattacatattataaaataatatgtaaaatgatattacatattataaaataatatgtaaaataagtatgtaaaaataaaatattaatttaaaataatactcACTTCTTTCGTTAAGATCATCTATTAGATCTAAAGGTATCTGGATCTGAGTACACTCGGTTAGCCAGAGAAAACCATTTATTCTCCCAATGGACAAATATATAACAAATGACATCATACATATCTATGTAtgtgttttatttaaacaaaaaacgtACTAATTACACTTTAATCAAATATTTGgattatttttctaaaatctgTAGTTGTTGCgtgattttatatttaaaaatattattttttcagaaaaaaaattgtaacatATTAAACACAAACTGGACAGGCGAatactatatatttaaatacaaacAGGAAGTCGGAAAAAATAACAAAACACTATCAATATGTGTTCGTGCGTTCGTTCAACTTTGCTCATTTGCAGTTCGTCGATGGTATGAATTCATATTTAATAGATTCAAACGACAAAACGCAATTTTATAACGGAATGTTTATTTGTGTAAgtgatatttatgtaaatacttATGGTTGATAGCGAGAAACAGAGAGACGTGCcagagaaggacagacgacgaaCGCCCGATTCTCAACTCTAATTGGTTGAGACGCAAAAGAGTAGGGATAGATTTCGGAACGCGCGGACGCCGATCTTCCGCGAGGCACGAGGCACGAGCAGGCACGAGGCTCAGTCACTCTTCAACGTACAATCACGAGGTGAGTGTCGATTTGTCCGTAAGAAATGTAGAGCGGCAGTTATCGGCGTTTCATTAATCGTACGTGTTTTCTTTATTCCAGATACATCGTAAATCGTTCTATCGTTCTACATTGGCAGCAACATTGTACTTTTTCACTGCAGATTTATGTAAGTGTGCACATTTATtttctaatattatttaatcaTTGATGTATGTCCTGACGAATAACTTCAGCAGTCTAATATAGATTGTGGGATTTCCCTAGCTGAAGTAATCTTTCAggaattgttttatttttctattctgTTTGGTTTTGCTGTGTTACacaaatacagtgactcccattaatatccGGGCGCTCTAAAAAAAGcgataacctttttaatattggactatacgaatcaaacttttttcggaagctagagcaattagtttacttccaggatgtgaaaagaaattttttcgaaaattgcaattggtcggaattgtagagaaaaactAAAGGATGCattaacaacttttttatgtgggcctatattgaaaatttaaaaaatacgttttgtagatttgtttcaattaaacatatcctgaaaatttcgtcaaaatcggtcgacgttgaaaTGAGCTATAAGCGTTTAGACCGCCAGTCATCGTTGACTGAGACAACTTGTAAGCTGACACCACGTCTATGCCCACGTTTATCAAAGCGTCCCTCGCGTTGGATAATGAAGGACTGTTGGGACCTGTCCACAACTGCGAAAATATTCATAACAATCCCAGTTAACTGTTAACTCTCGAAAGTGtaccaaatacattataaatgTGAGTCGAGAGAGACTAATGGATTACTTTTCGTTCTGGAGAAACGATCTtacttattttcaaaaataggcCTACTATGCATTGTTGATTAGCGGAATGGAGAATGTCTGATAAACTATATTAGCGACTGGCGAACTCAGCGTGTGTACCCTGATTTTTCTCTCGCCTGGAACAGATCCGAatcattattcataccgtggtcaAACTCATAAATTCTAGAATTTGTAAATACCTGTACTCGACGTGTAAAGCAAAGCTGCATGTAAACATTGGAAACACACGTTCTGGACGTCCGAGAGATTCTCCTCGATGGAGATCTGCATTCCAAAACCGGCGTTCGGATTGACATTAGGCAAACTATGGAGATCCGTGGAAAGTGTAAATACTGAAGCTCCGCGTGCATTGTATTCTCATCACCGCTTCGAAACCGATTTTTCTAGTGAGATAACGTCCGAGTATTCTGTCGAGAGTTTCTGCGTTCTGCGGTTTCGATCCTCGAACTTACTATATGTATGCAACCACCGGAGAATTTACACATACCAGCTGGAACATAAAAAAGATACCGGAAAGAATAATGAAATTGTTGTGCAACTAGAAGATCTCTTTACATAATAATTAATCATACACGTAcccgactgcggatctttatacatttatgacaaaactaaATAGAACAAATATCTTTGTTTTTAATATCTAACACATAAAAATCCGGAGTTTAATTAAGAGTAACGTGTGAATAGAATGTTTAAATTGCATACAAGGTGTGGCTAAATCACAATACATATTGGCTATTTAGTGGGAATAGATCGACTGCAATCTGCTGTCCTCTGCAGTCCAGTGCTAATCTCTTGTAGAAGTCCGCAGCTGGGTTCAAATGTGGTACGTCCTTGCTCGCTTTGCTATTAGGGTCCTCTCTGGCTTATAACAGTCCAGACTATGGACTACATTTAGACTACACTCtcctaaaaatttatttcaaaattcgtgaaatttacgaagatattaaaaaataatttgtcaagaaatagaaattaccaTAAGTTTATACGCAGCTTGCAGTGCAGCGCCCAAAGCACTGTTAGTATCGTGCGTTCCTTGGAATTTGGTGGGTAACTGAGTCAACAAGTCCCTGACTAATTCCTTTCGTTCCTTTAAATTGACTATTAGATTTGTTAGAATATAAGGTAAATTcacatatatatacagggtgtctcaaaattaggtccggagccgaaaatgggaggttcctgagatcatttcaagcgacattttcctttgaaaaaatgtcgtccgcggcttcgttaacgagttattaacgaaaaacacggaccaatcagagcgcgagctagacgcgtgcagccaggcgcgccggcagccgagtgtcggtggcacgccgcgatatcgcaacgaacaaaagtttctcgatgatgtgaatcctcgccaatttcgataagctttggatatgttgtcaataccatgattctgaacaacatttccctttacagtttctgtcgatcggctttagtttacgatattattgtaaaaatttgtaattgtaaatcgatcgatgtactattttctatccgatttcgataagctttggatatgttgtcaataccatgattctgaacaaatttccctttacagtttaaTTTAaggagctttaattttaaaaaaatttcatcgctctacctcatttctatcgtaagttcttcgattttgactccgatttggacgaaaggtcccactgtgcggcgttctagcctcttcgacggacaacatgcagccgaatattgcaaaaccattgctcgtaatcgtaaaaatagaacttttgagaatgatcgcatcttagattgatctttcgtctagcgattttgactactaaaaaaccccgtccttgcattattgagaaatcagaagtctaatcccggacccttgcagttCTCGCGTACGTATTAGGGATCCCCGtttcacgtgtatgtaaatacacgtggtacgtgaaccgtgtagtgcgaatttaaggatccgtgaatgcggatccgtgtacacggatccACGAACACGTGAATACGGATCCGTGTAGCACGGGTCCGTGTTACACGGGGCTGcgaacatatatgtatatgtattacacTGCGTATATGTATTACACGGATCCGTATTCACGGATCCGTTCGTCGGCACGTTCGAGTCCAACAACTGAGGCGTTATTGTTTTTAgatcgaattcttttctactgttgacgttAGAAATGAGACAATAATAAAGTTgcggtaaattgttcgacgttaaatgaccgtatattaaaatgcatatgtaaaataaaaatacgaacatttgtgaaattaaaatacacgggtacccgtgtacttagtattatattacgtgcattaaaattcggattcgtttattgcacgtgaaatagggacctCAATTAGATGTGATTCTGGAAGCGGGTAGCGCAGATGGAAAGAGATACTGAATAAATTAGCGGAAATAGCGCACGAAATAAAACAGGTATTAGAAGAGCGATGCGTTTATTACGAAATAGAGAGCGATACTGACGTGAAAGAGAacaatacaaagaaaaagaaaggattacATAGAAAGACATAAGTATGGATTTAAAGACGGCAGCATTGGTGACGCGTAAATATAAACAAAGAACGTATTTATGTAACGCCTGTGTTACTTGAGGCCTGAGCGTGATCAACAACTGTCCAGAGCTAACATACAttctgaaaaacaaatttttgggctacaggtaacaaaaaataattaacacaattttacgaaatacaatttattcaattaattttctattttggtacaaaaaaactaaaatgtttacgTTCTCAGGTAGTAAACGTGTTCTTTTTCGCGTGACAATATTACCCGCCGTTGAAAAACAACGTTCGGAACTATCCGACGTTGCCGGTATCGCCAAATACTTCATTGCAAGTTTTGCAATTGCCGGATATTTGCTTATCCGCGACTTCCACCAGTCAGACGGACATAGATCAAACCGTATCTGTGGTTCCGCAATGTATTTTTCATATTCGCTGTGTATGTCGGACATGTCAACAATGTCgtcattatataaaaattgtaatgctgTTTGTTGCAATGAGTTATCTACATTCCTATTTGCTGTTTCATTTGGAAAACTTTCTAatgtgttttttattttgctacgAATTGAGCTCTAAATCTTTGTAACGAGGGTCGAGGAAGCAAGAAATTTGGGTTATTGTTGTAGTACAatcttcattaaaatttaactgAAATCAGTTCTTTATTTCCGAAAGTACTGTTTCTTTAAATACTCTAATAACCTCATTATCTGTTTCTAAAATACTTAAATGGTTTTCGATTAATTTGTTGAGCAATGGTCTTACCATCGACACTGACGCATTTTTTTCTCCACAAAACAACGTGGTTATTATTTGTAATGGTTTTAAAACGTTTAATAAGCTATCTATGTTTTCCCATTGACATTCTGTTACCTCCAAATTTCTTGCTGTGCTTAAATTTGTAATTGCTCTGTATGCAATTACATTAGTTATACTGCATCTATTTTCACGAATGCGTTCTAACATGAAAAATGTGGAATTCCATCTCGTGGAACAACATTGTAACAATGTAGTTTTCGTTATCCCAAGTTGCCTTTGTTTGATTTCTAGGGCCTTTTTTGCGACGTTGGAATGTTTGAAATGCCCAACTATTTTACTGCAACGGCGAATAATTTGTTCTACATTATCTTCGGTAAGTGCCTTCTTGATTGCAAGCTGCAGAGTGTGAGCTGCACACGCTACGTTTTCAATTTCCTCACTCATCAATGAAATCGCATTTTTTATGTTGGAAGCGTTGTCTGTCACTATCGAAACAACTTTATTTGTTATTTCCCAATCGTCTAATGTCCTTTTTAATTCATTAGCGATATTTTCTGCAGTGTGGCGttcttccatttcatgagtgGTTAAGGTGTATGACTGTATGTTCCATTGTTTGTCAACAAATTGTACAGTGAGTGTAATGTATGTATCTTCTGTCAACGAAGACCAACAATCTGTTGTACATGCTACGCTTGCAGTAGCCCTCAGGTTTTGCTTCATTTTTTCTTCGATCGTCGTCTTCAAAGCAACTAGTCTCCTTTTTATTGCTTCTTCCTTGCATGTTTTGTAATTGGGTTCCACAACATGCATGAAGTTTTGAAAACCAACACTTGAACAAAAGGACAGCGGTAATTGGTTCAATACAATTAATTTGGCCAGTGCTTCATGAATATCTTCGGTCCTTGTACGATCGCATATACGGTGGTTCGcagcagagctggggaaaatagtattttaaatagtaaatagtaaataatcccatttattttatacagtgtctgtacaactttgaaaataaaatattttattttgaggctcagattgttgaaatagaagtattttatttcgaggttcagattgttcagatagaaatattttatttcgagtttcagattgttcaaatgaaatactattttctttaagcaaaataaaatctaaaatattaaatagtatttcaaatattttttccaccaaataatgcccacctctggttaGACTCTATTCCCCTCCGACACCGACGTTTTTGTTGCTGTGGACGTCGAGTTTCAGGATCCGCACGTTCATTATTTTCTGGGGATGAATTTTGATAATTATTTAGAAGTTTGCGATTTTTACCAGTTTCGCTGATCTTGAAATATGTAGTCAAGAACATAATtttgaataactttttcctgTACATGTAACAGCCCCTTGGTTTTACTTCCCTAGATATTAGCAAAAAAAATATCGGTACTGGCACATTGACGAGTTCTGGGCAGAACGCCCATATGAGTCGcctgtataacatttttttacaaACATTGTCGCGactttcggcctctaactgcaataaatctaattgtaagaattcttacatctttcaatgtctgtcgtttttctccgcatcaatcgatttcgatgaaactttcacagtgcatataattgacacagatctaaaaaacgtatcttttaaattttcaatataggtccacataaaaaagttgtaaaatataacttttagtgttttttctacaattcagaACAATTGCAGtttttgaataaatattttttcacatcctatagtaaactaattgctctagcatcccagaaaattttaaatggtatagtacaatattcaaAAAGTTATCGTCGTTTTAGAGAGTATCCGAATATTATATTGGGTCACTGTATCAGGAAAAGTTATTCCGAACGATGgcattgacaaaacattattcAAGATTATTGAAATCGTTGAGAATGACAAACTTGAATAAATACCTGAATTTTCTCTATTTTCTTCCATAATTATTGTCATGTCACTTTCCATAGTTTCGATGCTGTCACTTCCACTGTTGGTACTCGGTAACGAATCTTGTGCATCGTGATTTGTGGGCTTTAGATTATGAATTATATGCAAATGTCTACTTATAGCACCTGTTGTTCCACCAGCACATGAAAATTCATTATTATATTCATCGTCGCACATATTGCAAATAGCTTTCTCCCCCACACGAGTTGCGTATTGCCACACCCAACTTTTTCGTTTATACATTTTGTATACAGTATATCGACTACTATATTCGTATAGTAAATTAACTAAATTAGTCGACACTAACACAGGAAAATGTatataaagtaaaataaaagaataaagTAAAACGAATAGAAATGATAAACTATAAACTAGTAAACTAATGTAatagataaatataataataattctaataaactGATCAAATAGACTATAATAAACTGattcgaaaataaaagaaacgctACAGCGCAGCGTTCGTTCACTGAAAACAGTTGAAGGTGCATAGTATAGCTATATGTAGATGCATAATTGCATAGATGCACCTTCAACTGTTTTCAGTGAACGAACGCTGCGTTGGagcgtttcttttattttcgaatCAGTTTCTTCGTTGATGTTCGCTTCGCAAGTCACAAGAATCTTATTCGTTCAATATTCGCTTCCACTTTATCGTATAGTATTTTTTCGGATTAgtattcattaattttttattattttaataattagtttaTTAGAATTACTATTAGATTTATCTATTTGATTagtttattagaattattattatatttatctatTACATTAGTTTACTAGTTTATAGTTTATCATTTCTATTCGTTTTActttattcttttattttactttatatACATTTTCCTGTGTTAGTGTCGACTAATTTAGTTAATTTACTATACGAATATAGTAGTCGATATACTGTATACAAAATGTATAAACGAAAAAGTTGGGTGTGGCAATACGCAACTCGTGTGGGGGAGAAAGCTATTTGCAATATGTGCGACGATGAATATAATAATGAATTTTCATGTGCTGGTGGAACAACAGGTGCTATAAGTAGACATTTGCATATAATTCATAATCTAAAGCCCACAAATCACGATGCACAAGATTCGTTACCGAGTACCAACAGTGGAAGTGACAGCATCGAAACTATGGAAAGTGACATGACAATAATTATGGAAGAAAATAGAGAAAATTCAGGTATTTATTCAAGTTTGTCATTCTCAACGATTTCAATAATCTTgaataatgttttgtcaatgcCATCGTTCGGAATAACTTTTCCTGATACAGTGACCCAATATAATATTCGGATACTCTCTAAAACGACGATAACTTTttgaatattgtactataccatttaaaattttctgggatgctagagcaattagtttactataggatgtgaaaaaatatttattcaaaaaCTGCAATTGTtctgaattgtagaaaaaacactaaaagttatattttacaacttttttatgtggacctatattgaaaatttaaaagatacgttttttagatctgtgtcaattatatgcactgtgaaagtttcatcgaaatcgattgatgcggagaaaaacgacagacattgaaagatgtaagaattcttacaattagatttattgcagttagaggccgaaagtCGCGACAATGTttgtaaaaaaatgttatacaggCGACTCATATGGGCGTTCTGCCCAGAACTCGTCAATGTGCCAGTACCGATATTTTTTTTGCTAATATCTAGGGAAGTAAAACCAAGGGGCTGTTACATGTAcaggaaaaagttattcaaaATTATGTTCTTGACTACATATTTCAAGATCAGCGAAACTGGTAAAAATCGCAAACTTCTAAATAATTATCAAAATTCATCCCCAGAAAATAATGAACGTGCGGATCCTGAAACTCGACGTCCACAGCAACAAAAACGTCGGTGTCGGAGGGGAATAGAGTCtaaccagaggtgggcattatttggtggaaaaaatatttgaaatactatttaatattttagattttattttgcttaaagaaaatagtatttcatttgaacaatctgaaactcgaaa includes the following:
- the LOC143214586 gene encoding protein transport protein Sec24A-like, with translation MQISIEENLSDVQNVCFQCLHAALLYTSSTGERKIRVHTLSSPVANIVYQTFSIPLINNA